A stretch of Miscanthus floridulus cultivar M001 chromosome 13, ASM1932011v1, whole genome shotgun sequence DNA encodes these proteins:
- the LOC136500277 gene encoding WPP domain-interacting protein 1-like, which translates to MPRTDACAASSTGTPCHLTVVGFGGAVELEGEPGVLAKDMVDTIEERRLEVAQFRWHPPAPYSHAAQEFPAHEGTRRALHEKTQTPVPPTRRGGWLLLSSDAQAPSVNAVANGPAESPGAVAAPKIKTFPSPSPAAAATKGRGLRRWRRIRRDQERPRDSTGGGDGGGGEGDAQLHKRRLPLAAGGAPWGKHDASAASESSTASVESRFVPLPPPGLGLGFSVGAGNSEDRSTRSSTAAPAPRVPLPGCDHASVVLSPRERDRPRPRAAAASISTEAGCSRSSVESGLRSSNAVVKARQQLGAAVLNGVRKVFSGCCGHGDEEQLSQEVRSTGRCRGNGSSVAGRSVRSSAGEESVGNGGNGRMYWGADPCNESILVLHTAQEALENEIGKIMAIGKEPSDEFDVSDDEWSGSVHLEESNEDLMVRIKHLESRLEEASALIKEKASRAYELEAIHAQMQPGKTTRESTNLLLSQCELDQLFQEKMESEIQCIILTRAYHTSATLAEDQMALYQTQKSLSEDYKLLGLKLRRTESRAMVLEEMAEKLQLQCKVLSSSSEVLQLRYKASRVSLFCFVEFLLLCIAMGTYLMRPSPSSTKVVPT; encoded by the exons ATGCCGCGCACGGACGCGTGCGCCGCCTCCAGCACCGGGACGCCGTGCCACCTCACGGTGGTCGGCTTTGGTGGCGCTGTCGAGCTGGAAGGCGAGCCCGGTGTCCTAGCCAAGGATATGGTGGATACTATCGAGGAGCGACGCCTGGAAGTGGCCCAA TTCCGCTGGCACCCCCCGGCCCCATACTCCCACGCGGCACAAGAATTCCCAGCCCACGAGGGCACGAGGAGAGCACTACACGAGAAAACCCAAACCCCTGTCCCCCCTACCCGCCGTGGCGGTTGGCTACTCCTCTCCTCCGACGCCCAGGCGCCCAGCGTGAACGCCGTGGCGAACGGCCCCGCCGAGTCCCCGGGGGCGGTGgctgctcccaagatcaagactTTCCCCTCCCCGTCCCCCGCGGCGGCCGCCACCAAGGGCCGCGGCCTCCGTCGATGGCGGCGTATCCGGCGGGACCAGGAACGGCCGAGAGACAGCACTGGCGGCGGGGACGGGGGCGGGGGCGAGGGCGACGCGCAGCTCCACAAGCGCAGGCTACCCCTCGCCGCCGGCGGCGCGCCCTGGGGCAAGCACGACGCGTCCGCCGCCTCCGAGAGCTCCACCGCCTCCGTCGAGTCCCGCTTCGTCCCGCTACCGCCGCCGGGCCTGGGCCTCGGCTTCTCCGTCGGCGCGGGCAACAGCGAGGACCGGAGTACCAGATCCTCCACGGCCGCTCCCGCGCCGCGCGTGCCGCTCCCGGGATGCGACCACGCCTCGGTGGTGCTCTCTCCGCGGGAGCGGGACAGGCCGcggccccgcgccgccgccgcttccattTCCACCGAGGCTGGGTGCTCGCGGTCCAGCGTCGAGTCTGGCCTCCGCAGCTCCAACGCCGTCGTGAAGGCCCGGCAGCAGCTGGGTGCCGCAGTCCTCAATGGTGTTCGCAAGGTCTTCTCTGGTTGCTGTGGCCACGGTGACGAGGAGCAGCTGAGCCAGGAGGTCCGATCTACGGGTCGCTGCAGAGGGAATGGCAGTAGTGTGGCGGGCAGATCGGTCCGGTCAAGTGCTGGTGAGGAGAGTGTTGGGAACGGTGGCAATGGAAGGATGTATTGGGGTGCTGATCCTTGCAATGAGTCGATTTTGGTACTTCACACAGCACAGGAAGCACTGGAGAATG AGATAGGAAAAATCATGGCAATTGGGAAAGAGCCAAGTGATGAGTTTGATGTCAGTGATGATGAATGGAGTGGGTCAGTCCATCTCGAGGAATCTAATGAAGACTTAATGGTAAGGATAAAACATCTTGAGTCCAGGTTGGAAGAAGCATCAGCCTTGATCAAGGAGAAGGCTTCAAGAGCATATGAACTTGAAGCAATTCATGCTCAAATGCAACCAGGGAAAACCACTAGAGAGAGTACCAATCTGCTGCTGTCACAATGTGAACTTGATCAGCTCTTCCAGGAGAAGATGGAATCAGAGATTCAGTGCATCATCCTGACTAGAGCCTATCATACCTCGGCAACTCTGGCCGAGGATCAAATGGCTCTATACCAAACACAAAAGTCTCTATCTGAAGATTACAAGCTGCTTGGACTTAAACTCCGACGCACTGAAAGCAGAGCAATGGTGTTAGAGGAGATGGCAGAGAAGCTACAACTGCAGTGCAAAGTGCTGTCCAGTAGTTCAGAAGTGTTGCAGCTGCGATATAAGGCGAGTAGGGTTTCGCTCTTTTGTTTTGTTGAGTTTTTACTGCTGTGTATTGCTATGGGAACCTATCTTATGCGGCCCTCACCCTCGTCTACCAAGGTTGTACCTACTTGA
- the LOC136500276 gene encoding uncharacterized protein produces MLAAYFDANRHHEEACGILYRDFPEHFTWQSDEEVNGDGNVRIPDKICVPYFGDAEKDLHTLIDIIFPDLNANMVDKDYITARAILSTRNDWVDMINMKMIDMFQDSETVYHSFDSAVDDPHSYYPSEFLNSLTPNGLPPHILKLKLGCPIILLMNIDPANGLCNGTRLVVRGFRRNTIDAEIVVGQHAGKRVFLPRIPLCPSDDEMFPF; encoded by the exons ATGCTGGCAGCATACTTCGATGCAAATAGGCATCATGAGGAAGCCTGCGGAATCTTGTATCGGGACTTCCCGGAGCATTTTACCTGGCAGTCTGATG AAGAGGTTAACGGAGATGGCAATGTACGTATTCCAGACAAGATATGTGTCCCGTACTTTGGAGATGCTGAGAAAGATCTTCATACATTGATTGACATCATCTTTCCAGATCTAAATGCAAACATGGTGGACAAAGACTACATCACCGCTAGAGCGATTTTATCTACACGTAATGATTGGGtggacatgatcaatatgaaaatgaTTGATATGTTCCAGGACAGTGAGACGGTGTATCATAGTTTTGACTCCGCGGTAGATGATCCACATAGCTACTATCCATCGGAGTTCCTTAACAGTTTGACCCCCAACGGGCTACCTCCCCACATCTTGAAGCTCAAGCTCGGGTGTCCTATCATATTGCTTATGAATATTGACCCTGCCAATGGGCTATGCAACGGTACAAGGCTGGTGGTGCGAGGGTTTCGAAGAAATACAATCGACGCTGAAATTGTGGTGGGGCAGCATGCTGGGAAGCGGGTATTCCTTCCTCGAATACCGCTATGCCCGTCTGATGACGAGATGTTTCCGTTCTAG
- the LOC136500367 gene encoding uncharacterized WD repeat-containing protein C2A9.03-like, giving the protein MSQHDDDLAGVHPEEGDRHGVRMDDSDYEDDELDQSTSKATEHITAMDVKKGKDIQGIPWDMMATTRDKYRQSRLQRYANFENVPNSGRTSEKECMPAEKGQLYYEFQHSTRSVKSTILHFQLRNLVWATTRHDVYLISNFSVLHWSALTCKKQEVIDLQGHVTPCEKHHGNYYDGFYRTPVSTLAVKHNLLVIGGFHGEIICKFLDRQGVSYCCKSTHDDNGITNSLEIFEKPSGSLHFLASNNDCGLRDFDMERFQICNNFRFAWPVNHTSLSPDGKLAAIVGDNPDGLLIDANSGKTVHELCGHLDYSFASAWNPDGRTFATGNQDKTCRVWDIRNLSKSVAVLGGNIGAIRSIRYTSDGKFMAMTEPADFIHIFDVESGYSRKQELDFFGEIAGISFSPDTEALFVGVHDRVFSCLLQFNRRRFYSYLDSPL; this is encoded by the exons ATGTCGCAGCACGACGACGACCTTGCTGGAGTTCATCCGGAAGAAGGAGACCGCCACGGCGTTCGAATGGATGACTCCGACTACGAGGACGATGAGTTGGACCAATCT ACTAGTAAAGCGACTGAACATATCACGGCTATGGATGTGAAGAAGGGGAAGGATATACAAGGGATCCCCTGGGACATGATGGCGACTACAAGAGACAAGTACAGGCAGTCGAGGTTGCAGCGGTATGCCAACTTTGAGAACGTACCTAATTCCGGAAGGACTTCAGAGAAG GAATGCATGCCTGCAGAGAAAGGCCAACTCTACTATGAGTTTCAGCACAGCACGAGGTCGGTGAAATCGACCATCCTTCATTTCCAG TTGAGAAATTTAGTATGGGCAACGACAAGGCACGATGTGTATCTTATTTCAAACTTTTCTGTGCTTCATTGGTCAGCACTGACTTGTAAAAAGCAAGAAGTCATTGATCTTCAAGGACATGTCACACCATGTGAG AAGCACCATGGGAATTACTACGACGGATTTTATCGGACTCCAGTTAGTACTTTGGCAGTGAAGCATAACTTGCTTGTTATTGGTGGGTTTCATGGGGAAATAATATGCAAG TTTCTGGATCGTCAAGGAGTAAGCTACTGCTGCAAGTCAACACATGATGACAATGGTATTACTAATTCTTTGGAGATATTTGAGAAACCTAG TGGTTCTCTGCACTTCCTGGCATCAAACAATGATTGTGGACTTAGAGACTTTGACATGGAAAGATTTCAAATATGCAATAACTTCCGTTTTGCTTGGCCCGTGAAT CATACATCATTGAGCCCTGATGGTAAACTTGCTGCTATTGTGGGGGACAATCCTGATGGACTTCTGATTGATGCTAATTCAGGAAAG ACGGTTCACGAACTCTGTGGTCATTTGGATTACTCCTTTGCATCAGCATGGAATCCAGATGGCCGAACATTTGCCACTGGAAACCAAGACAAGACATGCAGGGTCTGGGACATCCGCAATCTCTCCAAATCAGTTGCTGTATTGGGTGGCAACATTGGAGCCATCAGGTCGATTCGCTACACATCCGATGGGAAGTTCATGGCAATGACTGAACCCGCAGATTTCATCCACATCTTTGATGTCGAGAGTGGGTATAGCAGGAAGCAGGAACTGGACTTCTTTGGTGAGATCGCAGGCATATCGTTCAGTCCTGACACTGAAGCTCTCTTTGTTGGTGTGCATGATCGCGTATTCAGCTGCCTCCTCCAGTTCAATCGGCGACGGTTCTACTCATACCTTGATTCGCCACTGTGA